A genome region from Hevea brasiliensis isolate MT/VB/25A 57/8 chromosome 7, ASM3005281v1, whole genome shotgun sequence includes the following:
- the LOC110667429 gene encoding B3 domain-containing transcription factor ABI3-like: protein MKNNLKLHVEDLQNVTNPTRGFDTMDAMEEERAIADEEREIWLEREQDNLLDVNDSSIFYADFPPLPDFPCMSASSSSSSTPAPLKAMAPSSSSSSSSSSAASWAVLKSDAEEDAEKKNYDQQHYHHHHSKYDQVEAPTADLSSTASMDMMETFGYLDLIENNGFLDPPSIFQPAEHFLDEFQQEQNAQPEQEPQQGNEELIMQTKIEETQQQGAAAPDDLAMVFLEWLKSNKETVSAEDLRKVKIKKATIECAAKRLGGGKEAMKQLLQLILEWVKMNHLQKRRVKESSSNNLPYQCQDPLQNPSSNTNLNCNSIPPDQSTPCFAQSPWIAPPPYVVDRATVMPGFSPMVGYMGDPFASGASNMAGHSYLPAPPSDYHMLDSAQSWPSSQFALASPYTTFPDNNLQTVQAHHPVFTGYGNQYPCQCLPGQVGDRLMRLGSSATKEARKKRMARQRRFLSHHRNHNHHNSQPNQNHPNQGADHHARLGNDNVAPTAQPNPGNWVYWPAAGAVSNTPVLPVDVQPAHVVDRPAMQPHQSHHRQVASDRRQGWKPEKNLRFLLQKVLKQSDVGNLGRIVLPKKEAETNLPELEARDGISIAMEDIGTSCVWNMRYSFRFWPNNKSRMYLLENTGDFVRTNGLQEGDFIVIYSDVKCGKYLIRGVKVRKPGSKPENKKSGKSHRNLHASSPAAALNGSSSTPTNQA from the exons atgaagaataaTCTGAAACTGCATGTTGAAGATCTTCAAAATGTAACAAACCCTACAAGAGGTTTTGATACTATGGATGCCATGGAGGAAGAACGAGCAATCGCCGATGAAGAGAGAGAGATCTGGCTAGAAAGAGAACAAGACAATCTGTTAGATGTGAATGATTCTTCAATCTTCTATGCTGACTTCCCTCCCCTTCCAGATTTCCCTTGCATGTCagcatcttcttcctcttcttccactCCGGCTCCACTCAAGGCTATGGCcccttcatcatcttcttcttcgtcCTCGTCTTCAGCAGCTTCTTGGGCTGTTTTGAAGTCAGACGCAGAAGAAGATGCTGAAAAAAAGAATTATGACCAGCAACACTACCATCATCATCATAGTAAATATGATCAAGTGGAAGCACCCACAGCAGACTTGTCTTCTACTGCATCGATGGATATGATGGAGACTTTTGGGTACCTGGATTTGATAGAAAACAATGGTTTCTTAGACCCTCCTTCCATATTTCAACCGGCTGAACATTTCTTGGATGAGTTTCAGCAGGAGCAAAACGCTCAGCCAGAACAGGAACCACAACAAGGAAATGAAGAGTTGATCATGCAAACCAAAATTGAGGAGACTCAACAGCAAGGAGCCGCTGCCCCAGATGATCTAGCCATGGTGTTCTTGGAGTGGCTCAAGAGCAACAAGGAGACTGTATCTGCAGAGGACTTGAGGAAAGTTAAAATCAAGAAAGCTACCATAGAGTGTGCTGCTAAGCGATTAGGTGGTGGTAAAGAAGCTATGAAGCAATTGTTGCAACTCATTCTTGAGTGGGTTAAAATGAATCATCTTCAAAAAAGACGGGTGAAAGAATCATCTTCCAATAATCTTCCCTACCAATGCCAAGACCCTCtgcaaaaccctagttcaaacaCTAATCTGAATTGTAACTCCATCCCACCAGATCAATCAACCCCTTGTTTCGCCCAGTCACCTTGGATTGCACCCCCACCTTATGTTGTTGATCGGGCAACGGTTATGCCGGGATTTTCTCCTATGGTAGGGTATATGGGTGACCCGTTTGCTAGTGGCGCTTCAAATATGGCTGGCCACTCTTACCTACCAGCACCACCATCAGATTATCACATGCTTGACTCCGCCCAATCCTGGCCTTCATCACAGTTTGCTTTGGCTTCGCCTTACACCACTTTTCCGGACAATAATCTCCAAACTGTTCAGGCCCACCATCCTGTTTTCACCGGATATGGAAATCAATACCCATGCCAGTGTCTCCCTGGGCAAGTTGGCGACAGGTTGATGAGGTTGGGTTCCTCAGCAACCAAAGAGGCAAGGAAGAAGAGAATGGCTAGACAGAGAAGGTTTTTGTCACATCACAGGAATCACAATCATCACAACAGCCAACCAAATCAGAACCACCCAAATCAGGGTGCAGACCACCATGCAAGGCTTGGAAATGATAATGTCGCTCCAACAGCTCAACCTAATCCTGGGAATTGGGTTTATTGGCCTGCTGCCGGTGCTGTTTCGAACACGCCAGTTCTCCCTGTGGATGTACAACCTGCGCATGTTGTAGATCGACCAGCCATGCAACCTCATCAGAGTCATCATCGGCAAGTGGCATCAGATAGGCGACAG GGTTGGAAGCCCGAGAAGAACCTGAGGTTTCTTCTCCAGAAAGTGTTAAAACAAAGCGATGTGGGCAATCTAGGGAGGATAGTGTTGCCAAAG AAAGAAGCAGAAACCAACCTTCCAGAACTGGAGGCAAGAGACGGCATTTCTATTGCGATGGAAGATATAGGGACTTCTTGTGTTTGGAACATGCGCTACAG TTTCAGATTCTGGCCCAACAACAAAAGCAGGATGTATCTCCTTGAAAACACCG GAGATTTTGTGAGAACAAATGGACTCCAAGAAGGGGATTTCATCGTCATCTACTCAGATGTCAAGTGTGGCAAATAT TTGATCCGAGGAGTGAAG